In the Clarias gariepinus isolate MV-2021 ecotype Netherlands chromosome 10, CGAR_prim_01v2, whole genome shotgun sequence genome, taataaataaataaatatatatatacatcataaaatgaaaaaactaaCACCACCATATTTGATCTGGCTAATAGAAACAAGGCTATTCTAGCACAACGCTGACAGCAGTCGTGTTGCATTCAAGTTGTTTGTAATATGAGACTTAGCAAGCGTGACTATAAGTCATAAGTGACTAGCAGcagtagagagagagatgaactctttttctttttgtttagagACTAGATTTGAAAAGTTAGCAGCAGATTCAGCAGTACCTGTAAAGCTCCAGCTATGTTCACATGGACGATGTTTCTTTAATCTGACTGAAATCATTCTTACTAGaaatcttttactttttacttcaaaatccatttatattttcttaaagCATGTAATCAAAATATAAGTGGTTTTTAAATGCACAAAGTCATTCTAAATCAGGTCAGACTTTTCTCATGACGTGTTTATACGTGGCAGTTTTATTTCAACTGGGCGACTGTTCTGATCACTCGTTGAAAATTGGGGTCCATGTAAACACAACGATTAGATGATTAtctggttattttttttgtttcacatGCAGTGAAGCTCAACTAGTCATATatgagactgaattcttgtaacGAGTCTCAACACAGAGGGCAGGATTTgtagaaaatattaaaagccCAACCCAAATTTAACGTTGGAGTGTGGAGGTGCTTTCACATTAGGGGCCCTGGGATCATTTCCGAACACTTGACCCAAAGTCTGGTTAATTTTTCTCAGTGAGAACACAAACGTTTCACATTCGGGAACCAGTCCTAAGCCTGCTTGAAGAGAAGGTCTCAGGCACGGTACATCATACTTGGGCACAGATcaaatcagatatggaagccaatTGTACCTTAGAAGGAAAGCAGATCACTGTATAGACGTGACGTCATCAGTGCTGTCGGTCTCCTTGTCTAAGTAGTACTCGccaatctcatcctctgacctacacagTCATAACTGGTAAAGTAAGAAAGCACACGAGATTGCCACTCTTGGTCCATTTTTCCAGGCCATTGATAATATTAGGCGTCGCGTGAAAGTAGGCCTTTAGGCTAGGGTTAGGATTAGTGTACCTAGGCACTAACCCTGGAACAAATCAATCATGCCTAATGTGAAAAATGCCCCTAGCAACTCATgcccagaattttttttttttttcattcaacgCCACAAGAGGttgttttatagtttttgtGCACTTGGGCACACATCTTACTAAATCCGTGTCCATGTAAAGAGTTAAGTTGAAATCATTCATCAGAATGATTTCAATTAGATTGAAGAAATACTGTTTATGTAAACAGAgttattgataaaaaaaaattaaaaaaaagacagtgaCCAAAGGTTGAGGAAAAGGCAAGCCTTTAATTCTTAAAACTGAAGCAGGCCAGATTGGTGCTGGCAACAGTGAATAGGTCAATgatgaataacaaaaatatatgtgCTTATACATTCCTGAGCCCtagatatgtttattaaaaagaaaaaaagaaaaaatggctaaaatgctctgggcTTTAAGCTTTATACAGCAGCACTGGCACTGTATAAAGTCTGTGACATAAAGGGAGGCAACACGTCAAACCATCACGTCAGTCACGCGTCTGTCAGAGACACATTCTGCAAGATCGAGAGGTAATATTTGACTAATTCACTCCTCTGCTACGTCAATAAAAGACATACTTAGTGAGTGAGCAAAATGCACATAGCTGGTTAAATGAGATGAGATTAAGACATGTTATGTTTGGTCCATTTGTTCACAGCAAAGAACAAACTATACTTTGAGCATTTCAGAGAGAATAATAATCACATCTTTGCTGACACCAGATCAGTTTATGTGTTAACGTTACCTGTGGAAAATCCCCTGATTCCTCAACCAGCCTGGCAAACAGTGTTAGCTACTGAAACAAACCCGTGCAGCTTCCTGTAAAGCAACGATGTCTCGTTCCTTTCTCTTTTACTAGAACTCTCTATGAACTGATTAATCACCGCGTACATCTAGCTTTCAAACTGACTCACTCCAACAAGCACGACTTATTTCAGCCCCGTATTCCGACAAACCCCGCCTCGTGTACAATGACTGGCTGTCAGCTTCCAGTCTGGATTGGCTAATACGCCATCCTCTTACAGATTCAGCCAATCTGCTGTTATTATAAACCATCATCCAATCGAATTAAAAGGGGCGGGTTTAACGGAAAACGGGTGAGAAAAAAAGCGACTGACATAGGTATTTAGCCATTAGCATAACATGTAGCATACTGGAAGCGAAAGGAAACAAATCGATGCAAATCTCTCCTGCTGGATAGACGTGCAATTTATAATGATGCTATAAGCATATCGGAACTAATATTTGACATAAACATACCTGACAGAGGTTTAACCGAGGCTTCTAGGATTTATTTtcgatgtaaacattaaaaggCTTAAAAGCTGCTGAAAGTTCCTTCCGCAGGTTCCAGTCACTTCCTCAACACCGCATACCGGAAATGACGTTTTCTTCAGCGGCGCAGCGTGCCTGGACCGCGACGTTTGGTTGTTGTATTTAGTATTATTAGAGCCCAAGCACTATTACATTAGCTTTAACTCGTCATAGTGTGTAAAGGGCCCTTTTGTTCTTTTAAGGATTTTTCTTTCAAGCATCCTGGGCCTTTTTGTGGTCGtaacatgcttaaaaatgaGCATATTGATTAACCTGCTGTTATTAGGACGCCTGAGCAGCTGGGCCCCTGAGCATGGGTCGGGGAAAACAtatgagattttgctgcatagagACATGCATACCTACGAAACCCTGTACACATTTAGATcttattgagctgaacaacaTTGGCTGTGCATGCCATAGGCTCTAattaacaggaagtcagttattttcaaatgaaatttgatatactcctcctaggggatgTGATCGCAAGGATGCAAATTTGTAAAGAGAATTTTCATAAACCAAAAGGTTCAGCTATGATGATGTCTTAAACTTGCCGAAAAGTGGCTAATAACTTCCTGAGTCACATCATATTAAgcgacatcatagtgtgatgcttttaaACGTGCTCAAAAAACACACAGGTTGGGCTCTGCTGCCATTAGAATGAAAAGTGGCTAATAACgtccttatatattgtttcaTAATGATGTTGATGTCTATCCTTTAAATCCACTGTTCCCAGTGAttgcaggtgcttgggcccgatcattgttgcttgcatttattattattattattattattattattattcattattatttttttgtaataaacaatataatataattgtattatataattattattattactataacacATCATTACtatgtaattattaatttattatttaacctCCCTCATAGACATTTCTTTAGATTTCTGCAAATAAGAAATTATATACAAGCTCATACAGCTTTATCAGATAATATATCACCCTCTATACTGATAAGCGTCTTGATCACTCGCTGTAAAGGAACTAAAAAggcattattaataatttatgatCTCCTACAATCCTTCGATTTTCCTTCTACTAAATTTCTTAAGGAAAAGTGGGTCTAAAAACTAGGAGTGAAAATTTCAGATGAAACATCGCAGAAGAGTTTAAAGGATATTAATTAACATTCTATCAATTCTGGACACCGccttatttagtttaaaattaTTCACAGACTGCATTATTCAAAAAAGAAACTGCATAgaattttccaaaatgtcttACCTCTCtgtgaaaaatgtaatttagtAGATGCTGATTTGTCCCATAGTTTTATTTTGTGCTCCAAGATATAGAgttagtgtgtgcgtgtgtgcgtgtatgtttgatgcctgcaatagattggcaccccaacCAGGGTAATCCCTGCCTCATCAGCAACCTTAGTAGTCTGAAAGTGTAATTTGATCAGAACATTGGGCTTCATTTAGCAACctaaacagatttatttaaaaacatgaaaaaacgGAAAAAAGGGACATTTACACATAAAATTTGGTATTTATGAAAATTCTGTATATTGAGAAGAACGTTTATGTCTAGTTATGCTCTTGAGTTTTTGTAAAACTAGGCCTATGAAAACTAACTAATGTAATTGTTGGCTAATTGGCTTCAAAtcatattttaatgcattattgcACTTCTATATACAGGTTACACTTTCTAGTTGAAATAGCTTATGCAAGTCATTTGcagacacaaataaaatttatattttgtaaaacaaatgaattaatCAAATATCCGCCAATTACagaatttaaaaactaattaatgcAACGTGAGAAAAATATTCACATTAAGTCAATATCTCAAATTAAACTTTTCTGTAATTCAGTTCCAGATTTTAGCTCTTCAGGTTATAATATGCTGTTACGTATTTTTATTGGCAGGGACAGCAACCAAAAAttatttcctcttctttttttttgtaaaggttCTCTTTTTCTCCACTTCAATCAGATCTGTGAATTTGGACTTTTATGGGCATCACTATATGCGAATgctaatgaataattaaagtaTGTATGTGAGTATAAAGAAAATCcatcataatttttataaatcagAAATGTTTAGCCTAGAATGCCTTATGTAAACTTTTATGCAAATAGagtatttcaaatattttcgaaactattaataaatattaatttgatGAGCAATGTGTGTCGATAAATACACAACAAAATGGCATTATTTATATTcaaaacagagaaaaacagccctaatacaatattataataaatattatacatatacatatcataaatccatataaaatataaaacatttcattttaattttaccaAGGGCATCTGAGAAACATtgtatgtcattttaaaatataatagacAAAGGAGGAGATTTAAAATATCAATGTAGGATTttgctaataaaatattttttattaatcaaatcTCACAAAACAGAGCACTCTTTGGTTGTCCcgtaaataacattttttaaagtgagAGTGAAATTATCATCTACCACACCCTTTTCTACCAGCCAGTCCTGCAATGCTTTCCGAAAAGGAAGAgaataattacaaatatatatatatatatatgttctgTATCTTCAGATGAGtgcttacatacagtagatgacaaggcatatttttaaaatgaaatttcaAATGTAGCAATTTATTGGAAGGGTACAcgtcatttaatattttaaagtgtgttttttttctctttgggaagaagaataaattttaaataggccatcccaggagggtgagaccaaaacctacctctgccgcagacgagaagttaatttagagttatcagcctgaaaaatcaacagcacctcagattagaggcgctatgaagtctttacagagcagaagtagcagacacatctcactattaactgttcaaaggagattaatgcatttttagacgccttcagcattcctttaaaacgtagaaagaaataaaaaccaggaaccatcatggagttaaaactttgaacggtagtgtgtgtgtgtgtgtgtgtatatatatatatatatatatatatatatatatatatacatattaaattatactatatatatatttaatttattttttaatacttgaCAGAGGCAACATGACTGGATGATAATTTgtcctatatattttttaatgcaaagtTTACTTTCTATTTCAGTGACACCAACATATAATGAGGGAGGAACTGAATTAATTTTGGAATAAGAGAGGGAACAActcattaacatttttattcctGAGGTCATTGGATTAACAACAGTAAAGAACTGTTTTGGATGACAGGCAAATCAcagttttaaagtaaaaaagttttattctaGGACATTGCCACTCTAGTCCATTCAATCCAGCACTGACCAGATATTTCTATATACCCATTCATCataaaaaatgatttgtttctgtataaaatatatatatatttttatttcaaatagtAGTATTGTTGGGTGTAAAAATATGTCTGTATCAATTTCCGACATAATAAGACTTGGTTGGTGGAAAACATCTGAGAAGTAAACGAATACCTCCCAATTTACAAAACAAAGCAGAAGGCACTGTATACTAGAAGCGCGCATGTAATTGAACCCCTCAGaggaaggaaaacaaaaaacgtCATGAATCTGCGGCGCGCGCGAAACGTCATCTCTAAGCGACTAAATCCAAATCTTTGGCGTTACAAGCATGGCTGGAACTGAAACAGAGAAGAAGCCGGTATTGGAGATGGTGAGTTTAATAAATAGATTGTCGTGTAACCTTCCAttctaataatactaataagcATTTTCTGGTCATTAAAAGTTCTTGCgagatgtaaataaaaatacaatgtaaTACGGAGAATTTCAGCAAACAATCACgagcacactgtacacacactgtacacatactgtagactttACACATACTGTTTACTTTACACATACTGTTTACTTTAAAGTTCGTAATATAATGCACTTtatgaaagataaaaagcttGTGCGATAAACTGCACACCTTTTTCTTAATATCCGTGTGATGTCTTTGGGTTGTATTAAATCTTTCTTTAACCAAAACTTGTTAAGGACGTGTTTGACAGACAGTCTGATGCCATGGGAGGATGTGATTTGTTCTGAAAAGCATatacgtacagtatgtatgtgacGAGCATAAATGAATTGTAGTTTCAAGCTTCGCAGGTATAACAGCATGCAGTCATGCTTTTCAAAATCATATTTAGAGGTTCGTTTTATGTTGTGAAACACATTCAAATTGATTTGGTTCTtattacattatagcagctataaacattcCCTCAccggcctctctctctctctctctctttttttcattaacaagAAATTTGTCTGTTTTGAAGACTGTCATGGTGGAAGACCTAACAGCATAACCAAGTGCTGATCCTGGAGAATTCTTCCATAATATGAAGCTAAATTTATTACTTGCTAGAGTTAAATGGCTAGcttgttgctttttttattagctttaagtattaaaaaaaaagaaacaaaacataaaagacTGTTTTCTACACAGTTATGAGCTCCGAGTTCCAACACAGTAGGAAACACAGTATGATTGAATTGGAGGAGGCAATAGATCACATAACTgcaatctttttttccttcactaGGGGGCGCTGATAGAGTGTACAGGTGCATCTAAAACCGGCTTGTAAAGTAGTGGACcaaaaaagtgtgtatacaaCTGCCCCAATGGGTTGTTTAATATTAGAATCTGactcatttatttcattactaatttatttgtttacttattaCTTTTTCAGGATCTGAACTTGCTGTGAAATTcgtttgtattatttaaatattgccAGGAAGCTAATATTTTAAGGAATGGTCCACATTTAACTACTCAGTGAATGTTCTGTTCAGTTGTGAAGCTcttgaacaaaagaaaaaaattttttctttaaatgtttaatattctaAAATTGTAACATCCTTTCATCCATCTAGgtacctctgtagtccaactaggggccatggaggccagtggtgattactaatgtatttactgtattccCTTTTTGGTGCTAGGACCTCTGGTCGTCATTCACATATGCATTGACAGAAtacgggcagtttgggaaccccagttagtctaatctatatgtctttaaactgtgggagaaaaccagagtaccaggggaaaaaaaaacaccaagcatggtgagaacttgcaaactctatgcacacagaccctgaggcaggttaacaacaaaaaaacaaacaaacaaaaaaacctcaGGAAATCAGGACGAAACATTTCATATCGCaccaggatatttataaaatcgtacTTAATTGCAATATTAATCAAATTGCCTcctttaaatgtatataataacttttttccTATAAAttcaaaacctttttattttctctgtatGTACATTAGTGTTTCTCCAATGTTCATTAGTGTAGCatccacattttttaaatgaaacaattaAGATGTGATTAAAGTGTAGACTGTCGGCTTCAATTTAAggtgtttaacaaaaaatattttatcaagTTGTAACAGGCTTAAAGGTGATTCGACAATTGACTAAGAAGGTTCATGATCAGCTGCGACACTGGGAACATTCAGGAGCAGAAAGCCTAGATGGGTAAATTGGGTAACGTTCAGAATGGACATGCATGCTCAGCAAAACTTTCAGTATTGAGACTTTCCCTCAGGCCACAACCATGTGACCTTCCTGTTTAATCTGATAAAACGAAATAAAAGTTGACAACCTTGATAATATAGCTTTAATCTGTCACCCCCTCCCCACATGTattctttatctttgttcagTTTTGACTCAGGCTGCCCCTCCTGTCCTGTGTCAACAGACCTTTCCGTCCCTAAACAGAGAATATCTCATGATCAATGGATTTCCCTGACTTTTCTGACTTCTCCACCTTTCCTGCCGTATATTAACAGCTGATTGTCCTCAGTCATTTGGAGCCTACATCAGCTTTTATCAATTATTAAGTATCTGTATTTTGACTAGCAGTTTGCCAAAGTTTTAATGGTTATAAGATCATTAGAATCACTAGAAATTCAATTATTCCTACAAAGTAACTTTATCATGGATTACAATACCACCACAACTCGAGTTAACCACATACAGTAAGAGTTAAATTTTGCAGTTTAACCACCACAACTCGAGGTAAACtgcaatatttaactattaaacgCAGGgctttaaatgactttattagTCTAAAGATTATTTTCTGAGTTACTCTAGCACTAATTTTCTGGTAACCATAAGCTTTGGTtgatctttaaattttttatttaagcattttcttttaaaaaatatttaatttacaaattacaaatttccaacgtaaaaaaaatacttgtcaAAAATGAATAGTTACAGAGGTCATGTGAGGTGCGCATACAAAGTACAACTGTATTGCAATACAACTGTGTGCTTCCAAcattgtggcaacagtttggagtAAACCCACTTAGATAAAAATCTTTGACACAAATTATTGAAAACTGGGATAGGACatgtcagatttttttgtttgttagtttttaaatCAAGACAACAGCCTGTAGCATAATATGATTCATTGGTACAGTAGATACAGGTACCCAGAATCTCTTTCTAGAGGGGAACGTGTCAAAGTTACTCAAAGCTGCTGTTCCTGTGTTTGATATTTTTATAGGTCCAAGCAGACGGTGCTGATGAAGGCTGTGTGACATTCGTCCTACATGAAGAGGACCACACGCTGGGGAATTCACTCAGATACATGGTCATGAAGAAGTAAGAGATGGCTCCTACTGGTAACTCGACATGGTTAATAGAAACATGGGCTGTTTTTAGGGGAATAATTGTTAATGCCATTTTCACGTCAGCTTAGGTTTGCACATGCCTAATTTATTCCTTTATCAAAAAACTCTTCCTTAGATGCACCTGTTCAACTGCATGttaacacaaatatctaatcagccaatcacatgggaGCAACACAATGCATTCATGCCTGTAGACATGGTAAAGATAAACTGTCGAAGTTTAAACCGAACATCACGATGGGGTAAAAGGTCATTTAAGTGATGTTGAACATGCTTCTTGGTGCTGGTCTAAGTATTtccgaaactgctgatctactgggattttcacagcTGAGGTATGTCGAGGAGCATCTCTAAACTGGCAACACACAGAAccttaaagcagatgggctacatcAACAGATGACCACACCAGATGCtgctcctgtcagctaagaacaggaaactcaAGCTACAATTCATGTGGGCTCACCAAAATGGAAGACAATGGAAGATTGGAATGAAATGTTGAAATGTTGCCCGGTCTGATGCGTGGATCGACAACtacctgtttttgttgttacttaattacttaatgcTATATGTGATATTTCAAAATATTGTTTAAGAATGTAGAATGGAAATAAATCCAAACCTGTCTCCAGACTTTTGATATACACACTATTCAATATATAAATTTGGATTCAATAGATAGTATCGAACTAACAGCTACTAACAGCTACAGTAGTCTATGTAATGATCAAGTCATACTCatgtaaaaaaatctgtttatccCAACAGGttaatgtaatatgtgtgtgtgtgtgtgtgtccaacaGTCCTGAAGTGGAGTTCTGTGGCTACAGCATTACACACCCATCTGAGAGCAAAATCAACTTCCGCATACAGACACGAGGTGAGATTTGGACTTCTTTGGAAATTTCCTAAAAAATGTGCCCTGTGTTATGTAGGTTATCATATTCCGTACAAGTGACCTGTTTTGATGTTCTAAGAAACTTCTTAAGTTCAACTTTCTTTAGCGTGAGATAAGCTTATTTCATGTTAATTCGATTAGTCTTAGTTCTTAATGAGGTTAGACACAGAACAAAAGCTTCTCTAGAAAgggatattttttctttgttccaGACATCTGTGTGTTGCGTGTCCCAGACCACAGCATTACTGACtgacaaaa is a window encoding:
- the polr1d gene encoding DNA-directed RNA polymerases I and III subunit RPAC2; translation: MAGTETEKKPVLEMVQADGADEGCVTFVLHEEDHTLGNSLRYMVMKNPEVEFCGYSITHPSESKINFRIQTRGDLPATEPLRKGLNDLTDVSKHVLQTFEAKVKDFREQQGEAME